TGTAAGAGTGGATCCAATATGACTCCCCCTATCTCTGGGCATCATGAACGGAAGCTGGGCGGAAGGGGAACTTTACTAGTTGGATTCTCAAGACCGGTGCATCTGGTTTCTTATCATCGAACTTGTATCCTGCAAGATAAATTAGGAACTGTGCAATTAGGACCAAATTCGTACCATCTATTTTCCATTCATTTTATACACAACAAGGTAATCTTGCATAAGATCAACTAGCTACATGTAGCAGAAAAATACTTAAGAGTTCAATTTTATCTCAATTCAATAGAAACATGCCAATCGTATAAACTATTAATAATGCAAACTGACACCTGTATCCGGACTAGTTTCGAGTGTACCAAGTGCATAAAATATCAGGAACTTCTAGACAATCACAAACAGAGTATGAAAGTACCATGAAAAGTTTACCTTGGAGAGCTTCTAGTGCAGTTAAAGCACATTTGGCATTGTCAAACTCCACAAAACACAGAACTCTAGCCTTGTCCCCGGTCTGCTAGCAGTTTTCAGAAATCAAGTTAAATTGTTGAAAATATAAATCAGAATACTTaatcatatctttcttttgaaaacttgcaactacattttgaaagaaaaaaggTTATTGTAAGCTTATATTAAACTTGTAATCATATCTTTCATAGATTCACATGTGAGAAATTGAAACAGATACAAGGTATGAAATTTTAGATAGTCATTTAAAATGACACATTTCTGTTAGATAAATTATCATCAGTCATTGGAAAAAAACTATCATCAATCACATGAAGCGAAAAACAATATTTATATACCAACGACATGCCAAAAGTAACAGGACTTTTCAATTTTAAAATTGGTTATTGATAAATACAATaagaaatagttgggacttacggttttgttgttattgttgttattgttgataaacataataagaaagaaaaattcACGTGGCCTAGTAGATTTGACTAATAAGGCACTTGAACAACTATAAATATTTTGGTAAAAACGTTCTACATTATGAATTTCCATTTGTGAATCCAATGTAATTACTTCTAAATTGTGTCATCAAAAGCAAGTACTTCATCTGCTTAGCATGAATGGTCACAAGTGGCTAGAGTAAGGTATCTGTTTGATAGTTTATAGTGATAATGTTCCATAATCCTACAAAAATCAAGGCACCAGAGAAGAACGTGATAACATTAACTTCAAATACAGGATAAATGTTACATCTCTGTTAATAACCCACAATAaggatgatttttcttttttctctttttttttttgtgaatgggatcaacttcaaaaaaaaaaaaaagagtggtgGTCAACCAAAACtttcaaaagaagaaaagaggggGGTAAAGGAGCATTAGCAATATGTTTTCGAAAAGTTATCTAATGCATTTCACGTTGGGCTTATATACAAGAAGTCAAGAATAAACATTTAAGAGTGGTACATATTGTAGATCCTGTCAGCATTAAGTTCAAAACCAAGCAAAGGATGGAAAGAAAACTTAGCAAATGTTGATTGGCTGCAGAAAGAAACACTCGAGTATGGTATGCAAGTTTTCATGAGTGCACACCCTCTAATCAACTTCATTACTTTGAATCCGAGAGTAAAACCACCAGATCATCAATCAGAACAAGGACATAATCTAGTTTGATATGAAATTAGAGGAactaaaattttatgttcttcatCGCATGAAAATGGGCCAACAAACATATCCAGACCCATGGTAACCTGATCAGCCTGATTGGGGTGGGTTTTCCCTGGTTGGCTGGAGTTTGAGGAAACCCAATCTTCTATTAACAGAATAACGGCAGGATTGGCATATGCATTCTGCAATAGTGCCTTGTGTCAATTTCTTGCCATCCCCTCGCCCTCCACAGAATCCCTTCTAGTAATTAGTGTACCATTTGCTTCTTCCCCTCACAGTGTTCAGCTACATTCACTTCTCATATGTGCAAGTACCATCACTTGAAGATTGGCACATGGCAAGTTCTTCCAAAACACTCTACCGGTTGAAGGATCACCCCAACCCAAAATGGTaaaggaaagaaaacaaaataaaatagtaaaagtGGATGGCATCAAGGAGTGGTAGGTGGCATTGTTTGCCTTACAACATCAGCCCTCTTCTCAACAAATTTGGATtttgcctttcttttcttttttttttggttttttttgtGGCTGCTGGGACACCAACAGAAAGGAGTCTACTATTCCCTGTGGCCTTTAATATTCAATTACAAAAATACTGTTAGCTTTTGATTCTTCTGTTGGAATGAGAAACCCAATTGATACACAAATGTGAAAATAGGAAAGAAACAATATGTCGGCACATCTGGGAAGAATGGAGGAAAGCAAATACTGAAGAGAGAAGGGAAAATTGAGAATGAAAAAATCCTCAACTAGCTATCCTGCCTTATCATTCTTAACAAGAAAACATACTATACTTAATAGATGAAGATCTTTATACCAAATGACCTAAAAAAAAGGATATGTCATTATGTTGTTAAACAAAAGTTGGTAAAAGGTTGTCTTAACAGTGGATCAAGATAGAGACAATGAAGAATCTAGCATGGCTTAAAATTCCGAACTTCATATTGTGAAAGGTGTTATCGTGTCTTTCTCCAAAAATCTCAAGTTGAATTAAAAATACCAAACTTCAGATTGTGAAAGGTGTTATTGTGTCTTTCATTTAGAAAGGAAGATGCAGATAGATACAGAAGTAGAATTTTATGTCAAAGTTTTGGTTTTTACAGTACATAAATCTCTCAAAATCATAACCAGGATGTTACACATAAAATAATACATTGATACACTTTATTATTTGAAGCATCAATCCACTGGAAACTATCAGAATATAAGATTTGCACAATCTAATGCCACTTGCCTGAGGTTTTGAAACTAATCACTGTTAGGTTTGCTTGTTCCATAAGACCACTTATGGATATATAACACAAAGTTCCACATATATAAATAGCTCCAGCAAGAAAGGGTTTTTAGATTACTGAATGAATCAGGAAGGAGGAAAAAGTGAAAGAAAACTTTTAACTGAAACTGCAACCTGTTTGCAGACAAAAATATTATCTGATAGTACCATAAATTGATTTTAAAGGAATTTTCCATCGATTGTTGCAAATTGACTACATCAGCAAGTAGGAAAAGTTCTTCTACAGGACAATCAATCAACGGTAACCAATGACATCCTCAAACTTTTAATTTCTTGTGCACCTTTCTGAAGCTTTTAATAAAAGTAGAGGTAAAGATCAGGAAACATACCCGACGAGGCTCCTTGTGCACAACTCGAATTTCCTTGAACCCAATAAATGGGCGAAACAAGTCTTATAAGACATACTTAAGGATTaacaaagaagaaacaaaaccaGAATCATGAACCAAGGCCATGAAAACAAGTTAAAGCAGCAAGGATACGACCTACTTCTCTCCTTGTGCAATCAGTAGGGAGACCATCAACAAAAAGAATGTTGGACTCCTCAGGCGATAGACCATTGGCCACGATGCTATGGTTGATATTTAATGGAACATCTCTTCTTGCTAAAACTGGGCCTTCCAATGCTCTAATGCTATCTCCAGCAGCCAACCCACCAAGCCTGGTCATAGCATGACTGCTCACTCCAGCATGATCATCCAACCCATAACTACCAGAACGCAGTGGTAACATCTGAAGAAGGTCCAAACATGATAGGGATCAGTTGCCAAAAATATCACCAAGTGTGCATTTGTCAGTGCTCTGTGAATTCCTACATTGATCCGTGGCAAATCTGGTGTTCCCTGTGAGCCACTCATGTCCCACGTCTGATGGGATGCTGTGGAAGGAACATCAGATGGAATATAGCCAGGCACAGCAGCTCGTGGATCTATCATAACAAGAGCAGATAATCAATGGACAGAAGCGAAAACTATAAGTTTATCAAACACAACAATAGCTGCATTTAGCACACTAAAGTGAACAAaaatatgcacttgaaagatagagGAGCCAATTGCAGCTGCAATAGGTGTCTTGTTTCTCAAGTAGCTTAAATTATGATTGACCCTAACCACTTTCCAATACCTACGTTGCATGATACAAAACGCACCAGCTTTTTTATTCTATGTTGATTTCTTTTATTCCTTTTCAAAGACACATATTTTAAGCCTCAAACGAGTCCTCTCCTTTATCCAAATTTATTTGATTCTCTTAAACACATCTTGTCCAAATGAGAGAAGCATATCCTACAACTACTATCTGTCTTTTATATGAGTGGCTACATTCTCAGGCGAGCATGTCCTATATTCACAAGGATGTCAACCTTCTAATGCAAAATGAACTCATCACTGGAAAGGCAGGAGGGTGAAGAGAAAGTATCGTAATTCCATCTTCATCATTATGAGGTTAAGTTCATGCAAATACCAAACTGAGTGTCCCACAGTGATTTTATAGGATTACATCAATTACATATTTGTTGCTTCAACCTTTGTTAAAATAACTTGAAGATGCAAGAAGTGCAAGAAATCATTCTTGAACAGAGTAGTCAAAACTTGACAAACATATTTCCTCTCGCCTAAAGCACGAGGACAACAACAATGTAAAGTTCGAGTTGGTAACAGAATAAAAACAGGTAAAAGGAGACAAAAACATAGAAGATTGACAATCTGATCTCGATCAGGTAGGCTATGTAACCTAAACACTGCCTCAGAAGAACCTCCATGGGCACCTCAAGCATGTCAATTCCACCATCCATCAGAACCTCCATACTTCTACTATCTAAAAACGTTCCATCTTAAAacgtttatttattatttttttactttttgagaAAAGTTGTGTAACTTCTAATAAGTGTAAAAGCgatataaaaataatcaaaaagtTAAAACAGTCTCTTCCAGTGTTCAAATTGGTTACAACCCTAAATTTTTTCACTCTTTCCCTCCCGCTCAGAAGAAAGAGTACATCACATGACGCGCTAAGAGAAATAAAATACTCTGGCAATAGAAGACCTGATCTAACTCCAAGTTGTTACCTTTCATTTCAGAGTTACCGCATCCCATCAGAACAATATAATGCTCTAGGGTCAATCCATTGCTCTTCCACCACTCAAACCAAATAAAGGAACGCCAAGAAATCAAGCTCTCGGCTGATCGAACagccaaaaatctaaaaaaaaacaaagtatttaaaataaaaaaatcaattctTATCCCCTTCTTCAGCATTACCCTAAAATGGCGCTCCTCGTCGCACTTagctacacatacacacacacagaaGGCacggttgagagagagagagagagagagagggag
This DNA window, taken from Musa acuminata AAA Group cultivar baxijiao chromosome BXJ3-7, Cavendish_Baxijiao_AAA, whole genome shotgun sequence, encodes the following:
- the LOC103991204 gene encoding RNA-binding protein 1 isoform X2, giving the protein MERDPRAAVPGYIPSDVPSTASHQTWDMSGSQGTPDLPRINMLPLRSGSYGLDDHAGVSSHAMTRLGGLAAGDSIRALEGPVLARRDVPLNINHSIVANGLSPEESNILFVDGLPTDCTRREVGHLFRPFIGFKEIRVVHKEPRRTGDKARVLCFVEFDNAKCALTALEALQGYKFDDKKPDAPVLRIQLVKFPFRPASVHDAQR
- the LOC103991204 gene encoding RNA-binding protein 1 isoform X1 gives rise to the protein MDTNARTPHPLFLPCLRSPVVAAPPSPVIFSCGDRRSLLEAPFDGKRFLAVRSAESLISWRSFIWFEWWKSNGLTLEHYIVLMGCGNSEMKDPRAAVPGYIPSDVPSTASHQTWDMSGSQGTPDLPRINMLPLRSGSYGLDDHAGVSSHAMTRLGGLAAGDSIRALEGPVLARRDVPLNINHSIVANGLSPEESNILFVDGLPTDCTRREVGHLFRPFIGFKEIRVVHKEPRRTGDKARVLCFVEFDNAKCALTALEALQGYKFDDKKPDAPVLRIQLVKFPFRPASVHDAQR